The proteins below are encoded in one region of Methylophilales bacterium:
- a CDS encoding ABC transporter permease, with product MNLFKGNLLATVGFIIISIILFVAIFAPLLSPYDPNYIDINSILLPPSYDHLMGTDGLGRDVLSRMLYGARISLFVGFVAVGIATLIGIFLGSIAGFYGGWLDSIIMRLVDIMLSIPSFFLILAVIAFLTPSIWNIMIVIGLTSWMGVTRLVRAEFLSLRQRDYVLASIVMGTSNTKVITKHLLPNSLTPIIVSSVLGIASAVLIESGLSFLGLGVQAPTASWGNILTDGKEYIQFAWWLSLFPGLAILVTVLGYNLLGEGLRDVLDPKNK from the coding sequence ATGAATCTATTTAAGGGAAACTTATTAGCAACTGTTGGGTTTATTATTATCTCAATTATTTTGTTTGTTGCTATCTTTGCTCCACTGCTAAGCCCGTATGATCCAAATTATATTGATATCAACTCAATATTGTTACCTCCCTCTTATGATCATCTAATGGGCACTGATGGTCTTGGTCGGGATGTTCTCTCAAGGATGTTGTATGGTGCTAGAATTTCACTTTTTGTTGGGTTTGTTGCTGTTGGTATTGCAACTCTTATTGGCATCTTTCTGGGCTCAATAGCAGGCTTCTATGGGGGTTGGTTAGACTCAATTATTATGCGTCTAGTTGATATAATGTTATCGATTCCTAGTTTCTTTTTAATTCTGGCTGTAATCGCATTTCTCACGCCTTCAATCTGGAACATCATGATTGTGATTGGACTGACTTCTTGGATGGGCGTGACAAGACTTGTCAGAGCAGAATTTTTGAGTCTAAGACAAAGAGACTATGTGTTAGCTTCCATTGTAATGGGGACTAGCAATACAAAAGTTATCACAAAACATCTTCTCCCGAACAGCTTGACACCAATTATTGTCAGTTCTGTTTTGGGGATAGCTAGTGCTGTGTTAATTGAATCTGGATTAAGCTTTCTAGGCCTAGGTGTTCAGGCGCCAACAGCATCATGGGGCAACATTCTCACCGATGGAAAAGAATACATTCAGTTTGCTTGGTGGCTTTCCTTGTTCCCAGGCTTAGCAATTCTTGTAACTGTATTAGGTTATAATCTTCTTGGTGAAGGTTTAAGAGATGTTCTCGATCCAAAAAATAAATAA
- a CDS encoding class I SAM-dependent methyltransferase produces MNWFDSQLGKSLVSFEQKTIEKYLDQKFGYYALQLGEHKSNLIKNTKIKHQIVVSGKDKNVDLDAEWLPFGFDSIDLTLCLHLFEKVGDPKKLMDELFRVTVSGGYIILCGFNPISFAGLRKTVKFDNFFPWNGDFISISKVQKMMKESGFTIRESKLGHYQPMFFDSKSSINDKLEKIGNRWLPLFGNIYFLVAEKVTVSKIPKKQKWNKLKQRKVVATKSYD; encoded by the coding sequence ATGAATTGGTTTGATAGTCAGTTAGGAAAAAGCCTTGTAAGCTTTGAACAAAAGACGATAGAGAAGTACTTAGATCAAAAATTTGGCTATTATGCTTTGCAGTTAGGTGAGCACAAAAGCAACCTAATAAAAAACACAAAAATAAAGCATCAAATTGTAGTGAGTGGTAAGGATAAAAATGTTGATTTAGATGCAGAATGGTTACCTTTTGGTTTCGATTCTATCGATCTTACTTTGTGTTTGCATCTATTTGAAAAGGTAGGGGACCCCAAAAAACTTATGGATGAATTATTTAGAGTTACCGTTTCTGGTGGCTATATAATTTTGTGTGGATTTAATCCAATTAGTTTTGCTGGCTTAAGAAAAACAGTTAAATTTGATAACTTTTTTCCTTGGAATGGCGATTTTATAAGCATCTCAAAAGTACAAAAAATGATGAAAGAGTCGGGATTTACAATAAGAGAATCTAAGTTAGGGCATTACCAGCCAATGTTTTTTGACAGCAAGTCGAGCATTAATGATAAGTTAGAGAAGATAGGCAATAGGTGGCTACCACTCTTTGGTAATATTTATTTCTTAGTGGCAGAGAAGGTGACTGTCTCAAAAATTCCAAAAAAACAAAAATGGAATAAATTAAAGCAAAGGAAGGTGGTAGCAACAAAATCTTATGATTAA
- the gloB gene encoding hydroxyacylglutathione hydrolase, with protein MQFSLPKNTDISIHPIKSFTDNYIWMIKKNKDAVIVDPGDASPVLKILQKENIHLQAILITHKHADHIGGIKNLVKTYPNVKIYGPKNNFNFIFNKVANNELVKIDELNISFRVIETPGHTLDHIVFADENHLFCGDTIFGCGCGRLFEGTFSQMHKSLKVLSKLPKSIKIFCAHEYTKKNIEFALMFEKDNENLIARKNSLKNVDITLPSTLSEELETNPFLRSKTLSQFKELRIRKDNF; from the coding sequence ATGCAATTTAGTCTACCAAAAAATACTGATATATCCATACACCCAATAAAATCTTTCACAGATAATTATATATGGATGATAAAAAAAAATAAGGATGCGGTTATAGTTGATCCTGGAGACGCATCTCCTGTATTGAAAATACTTCAAAAAGAAAATATTCACCTTCAAGCCATCTTAATTACCCATAAACATGCTGATCATATTGGCGGTATAAAGAATTTAGTAAAGACCTATCCCAACGTTAAGATATATGGTCCAAAGAATAACTTTAATTTTATTTTTAATAAAGTTGCTAATAATGAGCTTGTAAAGATTGACGAGCTAAATATTTCATTTAGAGTTATAGAGACTCCAGGACACACGCTTGATCATATTGTGTTCGCCGACGAGAATCATTTATTTTGTGGGGATACAATTTTTGGATGCGGGTGTGGAAGGTTATTTGAGGGCACATTCTCTCAAATGCACAAATCATTAAAGGTCCTTTCAAAGCTACCTAAGTCGATAAAAATATTTTGTGCTCACGAATATACAAAAAAAAATATCGAATTTGCGCTTATGTTTGAAAAAGATAATGAGAACCTTATTGCCAGAAAAAATAGTTTAAAGAATGTGGATATTACACTCCCATCAACACTGAGTGAGGAGCTAGAAACAAACCCGTTTCTTCGATCAAAAACCTTATCACAATTTAAAGAACTGAGAATTAGAAAGGATAATTTTTAA
- a CDS encoding peptide-binding protein — MSAEPSNLISMIAGDSASSAIASKIFNSLIRYDENLNFTSDIAESWKISNDQKTITFKIKKGLEWSDGEPLTSADVYFTWELITNPNTRTPYGSDYALVSEAKTPDANTFIVTYDDNYAPALDTWASLEILPKHILENEDINSTFFSRKPIGSNYYKLGDWVSGQQVNLIKSENGVLGAAYIEKLTSRIIPDTSSQFLELSAGNIDLMNINPIQFKRVFPAKPKLKNRTALYKEMGNGYTYLGFNLKREPFNDKKVRQAINYAINKDEVIKGVLLGLGEPISSPYKPGTRWSDPSLKPYEYSPKKALNLLKEAGYKMSADNFLVKDGKALEFEIITNQNKQREMTAVLIQRRLKEIGIKVSIRVIEWASFVNRFIKPGDFDVVVLGWSLSLDPDQFNIWHSSQQGPGQFNFVGYDNKKVDQLLEKGRRELDLDKREKIYHEFSRQLLEDSPIVYLYAGYGLTAVNKRIKGIKSPAPPAGIYHNSQDWYIPKSLRRNELTNK; from the coding sequence ATGTCTGCTGAACCAAGTAACCTCATTTCGATGATAGCAGGTGACAGCGCATCAAGCGCAATTGCAAGTAAAATCTTTAATTCGCTGATCAGGTATGATGAAAATCTCAACTTTACTTCTGATATTGCCGAAAGTTGGAAGATCTCAAATGATCAAAAAACCATTACCTTTAAAATAAAAAAGGGACTTGAATGGTCGGATGGTGAGCCACTTACAAGTGCTGATGTTTACTTCACTTGGGAGTTAATTACTAATCCAAACACAAGAACGCCTTATGGGTCTGATTATGCCCTTGTGAGTGAAGCTAAAACTCCTGATGCAAATACTTTCATTGTCACATATGATGATAATTATGCGCCTGCCCTAGATACATGGGCATCATTAGAAATACTCCCAAAGCACATACTAGAGAATGAGGATATCAATAGCACCTTTTTTTCACGAAAACCAATTGGATCTAATTACTACAAGCTTGGCGATTGGGTAAGCGGACAACAAGTTAATTTAATCAAAAGTGAAAATGGTGTGTTGGGAGCGGCTTACATAGAAAAGTTAACCTCTAGAATTATACCTGATACCTCCTCGCAATTCTTAGAGCTATCTGCCGGTAATATTGACCTTATGAATATTAATCCCATACAGTTTAAGAGAGTTTTTCCAGCTAAACCAAAACTAAAAAATAGGACAGCATTATATAAAGAGATGGGTAATGGCTATACATACCTAGGCTTCAACCTTAAAAGAGAGCCGTTTAATGATAAAAAAGTAAGGCAGGCAATCAATTACGCTATTAACAAAGATGAAGTTATCAAAGGCGTTCTTTTAGGCCTTGGTGAGCCAATCTCTAGCCCGTATAAGCCAGGAACAAGATGGAGTGACCCATCTTTGAAACCTTATGAATATAGCCCAAAAAAAGCACTTAATTTGCTAAAAGAAGCCGGTTACAAAATGTCAGCTGATAATTTTTTGGTTAAAGATGGTAAAGCGCTAGAATTTGAGATTATTACAAATCAAAATAAACAAAGAGAGATGACAGCAGTATTAATCCAACGTAGGCTTAAGGAAATTGGTATCAAGGTTTCCATTCGAGTAATAGAATGGGCAAGCTTCGTTAATCGGTTTATAAAGCCAGGTGATTTTGATGTAGTGGTTTTGGGTTGGAGCTTATCTTTGGATCCAGATCAATTCAATATTTGGCATTCTTCACAACAAGGTCCTGGACAATTCAATTTTGTTGGTTACGATAATAAGAAAGTTGATCAACTACTCGAGAAAGGAAGGAGAGAGCTGGACCTAGATAAAAGAGAGAAAATCTATCACGAATTTTCGCGGCAACTATTAGAGGACTCTCCAATAGTTTACCTTTATGCTGGCTATGGCCTAACAGCAGTTAATAAAAGAATAAAGGGAATTAAATCCCCGGCACCACCAGCAGGTATTTACCATAATAGCCAAGATTGGTATATCCCAAAAAGCTTAAGAAGAAACGAATTGACAAATAAATGA
- a CDS encoding enoyl-ACP reductase has product MSFLKNKKVLILGLLSDRSIAYGIAKSMREQGAELAFTYQMEKHKGRVEKLASAFDSTIVLPCDVSSDDDINQLFPLLSEHWKTFDIIVHSIAFVPRDALTGDFVESTSRENFKIAHDVSSYSFTALAKAALPFLNQNASLLTVSYLGAERTMPNYNVMGLAKASLEANVRYMAHSLGEKNIRVNAVSAGPIKTLAASGIANFDKMYDFNQRHAALKRNVTTDEVGNVAAFLCSDLASGVTGEITYVDGGMNITAAGTVED; this is encoded by the coding sequence ATGAGTTTTCTAAAAAATAAAAAGGTACTTATTTTAGGTTTATTGAGTGATAGGTCTATTGCTTATGGCATTGCAAAAAGTATGAGAGAGCAAGGTGCAGAGCTAGCATTTACTTATCAAATGGAAAAACATAAAGGTCGAGTTGAAAAATTGGCAAGTGCTTTTGATTCAACTATTGTTTTGCCATGTGATGTCTCCTCAGATGACGATATAAATCAACTATTCCCCCTGCTCTCTGAGCATTGGAAGACCTTTGACATCATCGTACATTCCATTGCATTCGTTCCAAGAGATGCGCTGACAGGCGACTTTGTTGAGTCCACTTCAAGAGAAAACTTTAAGATTGCACACGATGTCAGTTCATACAGCTTTACTGCATTAGCAAAAGCCGCCCTACCTTTTTTAAATCAAAATGCCAGTCTTCTGACAGTGAGTTATCTTGGCGCTGAAAGAACTATGCCTAATTATAATGTGATGGGGTTAGCAAAGGCGAGCCTAGAGGCGAACGTAAGATATATGGCACATAGTTTAGGTGAAAAAAATATAAGGGTGAATGCGGTTTCTGCTGGCCCAATTAAAACTCTTGCAGCTTCAGGTATCGCTAATTTCGATAAAATGTATGACTTTAACCAAAGGCATGCAGCGCTAAAAAGAAATGTGACCACAGATGAAGTAGGAAACGTTGCAGCATTTTTGTGCAGTGATCTGGCGTCTGGCGTTACTGGAGAAATTACCTATGTCGATGGTGGGATGAACATTACTGCTGCAGGTACGGTCGAGGACTAA
- a CDS encoding ABC transporter permease yields MIKYLIKRILWMIPMLIGISLISFFIMHLAPGDITSSEAAFNPKASEESRQKLRELYNLDKPVIIQYGLWLKRMVELDFGNSFASHQRPVLWEKKDANGNVIKGLIQESLPITLLINLIGIFLIFSVSIVLGTISAVKQNSVVDKSITFFIFVAFAIPGFWLALLLMYWTGVVNQWLPISGLHSLDYKSFSEIGQFFDLLKHLILPVSISMLSGLAGISLYVRNGMLDVLHQDFITTARSKGLKEKNVIFTHALKNAILPLITIIGLSIPGLIGGSVIAESIFAIPGMGKLFYDSVLMRDFPVIMGILTIGSVLTLIGTLIADIGYAWADPRIRKGLVR; encoded by the coding sequence ATGATTAAATACCTTATTAAAAGAATACTCTGGATGATACCTATGCTTATAGGTATTAGCCTCATTTCTTTCTTTATTATGCACTTAGCACCCGGTGATATAACATCATCAGAGGCAGCTTTTAATCCAAAAGCTTCAGAAGAATCTAGGCAAAAATTAAGAGAGCTTTATAATTTAGACAAGCCTGTCATTATTCAATATGGCTTATGGCTTAAGAGAATGGTCGAATTAGATTTTGGTAATTCATTTGCGTCCCACCAGAGGCCTGTCTTGTGGGAGAAAAAAGACGCCAATGGTAATGTGATTAAAGGTTTAATTCAAGAATCACTGCCCATTACACTCTTAATTAACTTGATTGGGATTTTTTTAATTTTTTCAGTCTCGATAGTACTTGGAACTATTTCGGCAGTTAAACAAAACTCTGTCGTTGATAAATCGATCACCTTCTTTATTTTTGTCGCTTTTGCTATCCCTGGATTTTGGCTTGCTCTTTTGCTTATGTACTGGACCGGAGTAGTAAATCAGTGGCTCCCAATATCAGGATTACATTCACTTGACTACAAAAGTTTCTCTGAAATAGGTCAATTTTTTGACCTTTTGAAACACTTGATCCTTCCAGTCTCTATATCAATGTTAAGTGGGTTAGCTGGAATTTCTTTATATGTTAGAAACGGGATGCTTGATGTCCTTCACCAGGATTTTATAACCACAGCAAGATCTAAGGGGCTCAAAGAAAAAAATGTCATTTTTACTCATGCACTTAAAAATGCCATTCTTCCCTTAATTACAATCATAGGACTCTCTATACCAGGTCTGATTGGCGGCTCTGTGATCGCCGAGTCTATATTTGCCATACCAGGAATGGGTAAACTATTTTATGACTCAGTTTTAATGCGAGATTTTCCTGTCATCATGGGCATACTTACTATTGGCTCTGTTCTTACCTTGATTGGTACCTTAATAGCTGATATTGGATACGCATGGGCTGACCCAAGGATAAGAAAGGGCTTAGTTAGATGA
- a CDS encoding transglycosylase SLT domain-containing protein — protein sequence MFRVTKNIFCIYISLFLFIFPMNLKSEPIDDHCHCVNAQQQSFEYLDDIEQSEISKSTEALSASTKEILIQEKPENIWDIVNKGYRIPDPKKKWARKVVKKYERWYSEHPVYTYRMFERTKRYIYHVVQEVEKRNMPMEIALLPIIESAYNPIARSNMKAVGLWQFIPSTGKNYGLKQDWWKDERSNVILSTNASLNYLEKLYNQFGTWELALAAYNAGEGKVSREIKKNKRRKRATDYYTISLPRETDEYVSKLIAMKHIIQNPKKYNVEVPYIPNAPYFGEVILTEQMDIDLILKLADISSEEFELLNAHHKRPLIPNESQPTGVLLPHHKINTYNKNLAAHDGPLSNWVLYKPKRKESIMKVAKKFDINLSTFKRINSLNGRVTFRRNSTVLIPKSSELKSKYTLEGTGDFNYTSVGTHHVSKGDTLGGIARKYKVSIEDLKEFNELDSHIIIIGTTIDIPQ from the coding sequence ATGTTTAGAGTTACTAAAAATATTTTCTGTATTTATATTAGTTTATTCCTATTTATATTTCCCATGAATCTAAAATCAGAACCTATTGATGATCATTGTCATTGTGTAAATGCTCAGCAGCAATCTTTTGAATATCTGGATGATATTGAACAGAGTGAAATTTCAAAAAGTACTGAGGCGCTATCGGCATCCACTAAAGAAATTTTAATTCAAGAAAAGCCAGAAAATATTTGGGATATCGTTAATAAAGGTTATCGAATTCCTGACCCAAAAAAGAAATGGGCTAGAAAAGTAGTTAAAAAATATGAGCGTTGGTACAGTGAACATCCGGTATACACTTACAGAATGTTCGAAAGAACTAAAAGATACATCTACCATGTTGTTCAAGAAGTAGAAAAGAGAAATATGCCAATGGAAATAGCATTACTGCCTATCATTGAAAGCGCTTATAACCCAATTGCAAGATCAAACATGAAGGCCGTTGGACTCTGGCAATTTATACCCTCAACTGGAAAAAATTATGGTCTTAAACAAGACTGGTGGAAAGATGAGAGAAGCAATGTGATTCTTTCAACTAATGCTTCTCTCAATTACCTTGAGAAGCTCTATAACCAATTCGGAACGTGGGAATTGGCACTTGCCGCATATAACGCTGGTGAAGGTAAAGTAAGCAGAGAAATTAAAAAAAATAAGAGAAGAAAAAGAGCAACTGACTACTACACTATTAGCCTTCCAAGAGAGACCGACGAATATGTTTCAAAGTTAATTGCTATGAAGCATATTATCCAGAATCCCAAAAAGTATAATGTTGAAGTCCCTTACATCCCAAATGCACCCTACTTTGGTGAAGTAATATTAACGGAACAGATGGACATAGATCTTATTTTAAAATTGGCCGATATATCCTCAGAAGAATTTGAGCTACTAAATGCGCATCATAAAAGACCTCTTATTCCTAATGAATCGCAACCAACTGGGGTTTTATTACCTCATCACAAAATAAATACCTATAACAAAAATCTGGCAGCTCATGATGGCCCCCTATCGAATTGGGTTTTATATAAACCTAAAAGAAAAGAGTCAATCATGAAAGTAGCTAAAAAATTTGATATTAACCTGAGCACCTTCAAAAGAATCAATAGCCTTAATGGAAGAGTCACTTTTAGAAGAAACAGCACAGTTTTAATTCCAAAGAGCAGTGAACTTAAAAGCAAATATACCTTAGAAGGAACAGGAGATTTTAACTATACTTCAGTTGGAACACATCATGTTTCCAAAGGGGATACATTGGGTGGAATAGCTAGAAAATATAAAGTTTCAATAGAGGATCTTAAAGAGTTTAATGAACTTGATTCGCATATAATAATCATAGGAACGACTATAGACATTCCACAATAA
- a CDS encoding SurA N-terminal domain-containing protein: MLDKIRNNTQSKFAKIVLVIIIIPFALFGIDSYLSSIGDDVYAAKVNGESITIQSYQNALNRVKDQFLNQNTPPDPAIFETAEFRKSVLDGMIASKLVAQEAVRANFVISDNQLSQYILGMPGFQRNGKFDQEAYDNLAMRQNLTPKKLDELIRKDLAKQQVKDSMNKYAFVTKEKIQKLVNLAYQKRDVSMLELRLDDYLKKVNVTDEEIKEYYEANPNNFIMPDQVKVNFLLYSVAEILPKVKITDDEVKQYFEENKAQFEGSQQRRAKHILFLTDSGMTEGEVADVKKLAESVREEVVKSPKKFDDLAKEYSKDTESAKKGGDLGFFSRGMMVKEFDETVFDMKVGDVSSLVKTQFGFHIIALTDIKGDEVTFDSVKAQIKGEILYSKAQQIYAEGAEEFANLIYEKSDSLQPAADRFDLTIQESQWLSLDTATKFFNNEAFAQAVFDPEAIEQKTNINAIEVSPNNLISAQVIDFKPSAPRTLDDAKDEIKEFLTKSNAQKLLISDGEEMIEKLESNTKKAEWIDELVIDKVDPQGISKPIVRAIFSMNQENLPSYEGIYDPASDEYIIVRLNDVISDEVTDNLSVDIYRDEYVAALKDAIDNAYVDDLRAMADIEYNPQVIQYRN, translated from the coding sequence ATGTTAGATAAAATACGAAACAATACACAGTCGAAATTTGCTAAAATCGTCCTTGTAATAATAATTATTCCTTTTGCACTCTTTGGTATTGATTCGTACCTCAGTTCTATAGGTGACGACGTTTATGCCGCTAAGGTCAATGGTGAATCAATCACAATTCAGAGCTATCAGAATGCTCTCAATCGTGTGAAAGACCAGTTTCTTAATCAAAACACCCCCCCTGACCCTGCCATCTTTGAAACTGCTGAATTTAGAAAAAGTGTTCTTGATGGAATGATAGCTTCCAAATTAGTGGCGCAAGAAGCAGTTAGGGCTAACTTCGTTATCAGTGACAACCAGCTCAGCCAATATATTCTCGGAATGCCTGGCTTTCAAAGAAATGGAAAGTTTGATCAAGAGGCTTATGATAATTTAGCAATGAGACAAAATTTAACACCTAAGAAGCTTGATGAACTTATTCGAAAGGATCTGGCAAAACAACAAGTCAAAGATAGTATGAATAAATATGCCTTTGTGACTAAAGAAAAAATTCAAAAACTTGTCAACTTAGCCTACCAAAAAAGAGATGTAAGCATGCTTGAACTCAGACTTGATGATTACCTTAAAAAAGTCAATGTCACCGATGAAGAGATTAAAGAATATTACGAAGCCAACCCTAACAATTTCATCATGCCTGATCAGGTAAAGGTTAATTTCTTACTCTATTCTGTTGCAGAGATACTGCCCAAAGTTAAGATTACGGATGATGAAGTTAAACAATATTTTGAAGAAAATAAAGCTCAATTTGAAGGTTCTCAACAAAGGCGCGCTAAGCATATTTTATTTTTAACAGATTCAGGTATGACAGAGGGCGAAGTTGCAGATGTAAAAAAATTAGCTGAATCAGTTAGGGAAGAAGTTGTAAAATCTCCCAAGAAATTTGATGATTTGGCGAAAGAATATTCAAAGGATACAGAATCTGCTAAAAAAGGTGGAGACCTTGGATTTTTTTCAAGAGGTATGATGGTCAAAGAGTTTGATGAAACAGTGTTTGATATGAAAGTAGGCGATGTGTCTTCATTAGTTAAAACCCAGTTTGGTTTTCATATCATTGCATTAACTGATATAAAAGGAGATGAGGTAACCTTCGACTCGGTAAAAGCGCAAATTAAGGGTGAGATTTTATATTCAAAAGCCCAACAAATTTATGCAGAAGGCGCTGAGGAATTTGCTAACTTAATTTATGAAAAATCAGACTCACTTCAACCTGCAGCCGATAGATTTGACCTGACTATCCAAGAGAGTCAATGGTTATCCCTCGATACAGCGACAAAATTTTTTAATAATGAAGCCTTTGCGCAAGCTGTATTTGATCCAGAGGCTATTGAGCAAAAGACTAATATTAATGCAATTGAAGTTTCTCCAAATAATTTAATATCCGCACAAGTGATAGACTTTAAGCCGAGCGCTCCAAGGACACTTGATGATGCAAAAGATGAAATAAAAGAGTTTTTGACCAAGAGTAATGCTCAAAAATTATTGATCTCCGATGGAGAAGAAATGATTGAAAAATTAGAATCAAATACTAAAAAAGCGGAATGGATTGATGAGCTTGTTATAGATAAAGTTGATCCACAAGGTATCTCTAAACCCATTGTTAGAGCAATATTTAGCATGAACCAAGAAAATTTGCCTTCATATGAAGGCATTTATGACCCTGCAAGTGATGAATATATCATTGTTAGATTAAACGATGTTATCAGTGATGAAGTAACTGATAATCTATCAGTTGATATATACCGTGATGAATATGTGGCTGCTCTGAAAGATGCAATTGATAACGCCTATGTTGATGACTTAAGGGCGATGGCGGATATCGAATATAACCCACAGGTTATTCAATACAGAAATTAG